One window of Desulfovibrio subterraneus genomic DNA carries:
- a CDS encoding ATP-binding protein: MPEAKRGPFFVPIRNSVATLLLSKVFLLYVLVTCVLTSGQLVNEYISTRDKVHRSIASLETVVSEGLATAIYNVDELQIRTIVNGMLETPEVIGVRVETEFQGAFEANSLERPLPFAAPAFGEHGVLLNVEGWGEREGLFWNTFPVMYHETGGEPYIIGALTVFSSENVVLSEVWEALVIILVNAVIKAVALWVIFLWFARKILSRPLEKLTTATAMVSLDNLETVQVPVETENRNELTVLAETFNSMLANLLGMRRESERLAISLQEASRQVEEYSWSLEDKVEERTRQLDEKNAELREAIDSLQQAKEQAEAATRSKSQFLATMSHEIRTPMNVILGMAELLSEADLAREQRENVKVLRAAGEGLLEIINDILDISKVESGQFSLEHIEFDLQSLVDKTIRTLAVRGHEKGLEIAWRIAPQVPHRLMGDPTRLRQVLMNLVGNAVKFTERGEVILEVDVHPDSADAGYLLFTVRDTGIGVPVEQQGRIFDIFSQGDSSTTRKFGGTGLGLAISRHLVTLMSGEIAVQSDGHSGSVFAFSARFDIVRAQLMQRQTLSAVAGKRVLVVEPHVFTRSLLREYLEDFGAAVEVLGNRQGVSACLRELAASGRPAELVVTTLPDGSEGGEGFSVASYVASLVDEGVRRCVFLSTMGNSVGNVPPGLAFATLVKPVAPAPLAEALNEALISRPVPLAVKGPDIRPERPLRILLVDDSPNNRMVVELFLRRSPHELVMAENGVEGVERFAEGHFDVVLMDIEMPVMDGIAATLRIREMEKEQGTGKVPIIALTAHALDEEKTRAFAAGCTGFLTKPVNKNVLLAELSRV; this comes from the coding sequence ATGCCTGAAGCGAAACGCGGTCCTTTTTTTGTCCCCATCCGGAATTCGGTTGCGACCCTGCTGCTCAGCAAGGTGTTTCTGCTGTACGTTCTGGTGACATGCGTTCTCACTTCCGGGCAATTGGTTAACGAATATATCTCCACGCGCGACAAGGTGCACCGGTCCATCGCCTCACTTGAAACGGTGGTTTCCGAGGGGCTTGCCACGGCCATATACAATGTGGATGAGTTGCAGATACGCACCATTGTAAATGGCATGCTTGAAACGCCGGAAGTGATAGGAGTGCGGGTAGAAACGGAATTTCAGGGCGCGTTCGAGGCAAATTCTCTTGAACGGCCATTGCCTTTTGCCGCACCGGCTTTCGGGGAACATGGCGTTCTGCTGAACGTGGAAGGCTGGGGAGAGCGCGAAGGTCTTTTCTGGAACACTTTTCCCGTCATGTATCACGAAACGGGAGGGGAGCCTTATATTATCGGGGCTCTGACCGTCTTTTCCAGTGAAAACGTCGTGCTTTCCGAGGTGTGGGAAGCGCTTGTCATCATACTGGTCAACGCCGTGATCAAGGCCGTTGCCCTGTGGGTCATTTTTCTCTGGTTTGCCCGCAAGATATTGTCCCGTCCCCTTGAAAAGCTCACTACAGCCACGGCAATGGTCAGTCTCGACAACCTGGAGACGGTGCAGGTGCCTGTGGAAACGGAAAACCGTAATGAATTGACCGTGCTCGCGGAAACGTTCAACAGCATGCTTGCAAACCTGCTCGGTATGCGCCGCGAGTCGGAACGGCTGGCCATAAGTCTGCAGGAAGCCAGCAGGCAGGTTGAGGAATATAGCTGGTCACTTGAGGACAAGGTAGAGGAACGCACACGTCAGCTTGACGAAAAGAACGCGGAATTGCGTGAGGCCATCGACAGTCTGCAGCAGGCCAAGGAGCAGGCTGAGGCGGCCACCCGTTCGAAGAGCCAATTCCTTGCTACCATGAGCCATGAAATCCGGACGCCCATGAATGTGATTCTTGGCATGGCGGAGCTGTTGTCCGAGGCCGACCTTGCACGCGAGCAGCGCGAGAATGTGAAGGTGCTGCGTGCTGCCGGTGAAGGTTTGCTGGAGATCATCAACGATATTCTGGATATATCCAAGGTCGAATCCGGCCAGTTCTCGCTGGAGCATATTGAATTTGATCTTCAGAGTCTGGTGGACAAAACCATCAGAACGCTGGCTGTGCGGGGGCATGAAAAGGGGCTGGAGATTGCGTGGCGTATTGCGCCGCAGGTTCCGCACAGGCTGATGGGAGATCCAACCAGGTTGCGGCAGGTGCTCATGAATCTGGTGGGCAATGCGGTTAAGTTCACCGAACGGGGTGAGGTTATCCTTGAGGTGGATGTGCATCCCGACAGCGCGGATGCAGGCTATCTGCTCTTTACCGTCCGTGATACGGGGATAGGGGTGCCGGTTGAGCAGCAGGGGCGCATTTTCGATATTTTTTCGCAGGGCGACTCATCCACAACGCGCAAGTTTGGCGGCACCGGCCTCGGCCTCGCCATCTCACGGCATCTGGTCACGCTCATGTCAGGGGAAATTGCCGTGCAGAGCGACGGGCATTCCGGTTCCGTGTTTGCCTTTTCGGCCCGGTTCGACATTGTCAGAGCCCAGCTCATGCAGCGCCAGACTCTGAGCGCAGTGGCAGGAAAGCGTGTGCTTGTTGTTGAGCCGCATGTCTTTACCCGCAGTCTGTTGCGTGAATACCTTGAGGATTTCGGTGCTGCCGTAGAGGTGTTGGGCAACAGGCAGGGCGTATCCGCATGCCTGCGTGAACTTGCCGCATCGGGGCGGCCGGCCGAGCTGGTGGTCACAACCTTGCCGGACGGCAGCGAAGGCGGAGAGGGATTCTCCGTGGCTTCCTATGTCGCTTCGCTTGTAGACGAGGGGGTGAGGCGGTGTGTGTTCCTGAGCACCATGGGAAACAGTGTGGGTAATGTGCCGCCGGGGCTTGCCTTTGCCACTCTGGTAAAGCCTGTGGCTCCGGCTCCGCTTGCAGAAGCGCTGAACGAGGCGCTTATATCACGGCCGGTTCCTCTGGCTGTGAAGGGACCCGACATCCGGCCTGAACGCCCCCTGCGCATTCTGCTGGTAGATGATTCACCGAATAACCGCATGGTGGTAGAACTGTTCCTTCGTCGTTCGCCCCACGAGCTTGTTATGGCCGAAAACGGAGTAGAGGGAGTGGAACGCTTTGCCGAGGGGCATTTTGATGTGGTGCTCATGGATATTGAAATGCCGGTCATGGACGGGATAGCGGCAACGTTGCGCATACGTGAGATGGAAAAGGAGCAGGGAACGGGGAAGGTTCCCATAATCGCGCTGACGGCCCACGCGCTTGATGAAGAGAAGACAAGGGCTTTTGCAGCGGGGTGTACAGGATTTTTGACTAAGCCGGTAAATAAGAACGTTTTACTGGCCGAACTTTCCCGAGTGTAA
- the groES gene encoding co-chaperone GroES, which produces MNLKPLSDRVLVKRLEAEEKTAGGLYIPDTAKEKPSRGEIVAVGPGKVENGNNIAMTVAVGNVVLFNKYAGTEIKIDGNDFLVMREDDILAIIA; this is translated from the coding sequence ATGAATCTGAAGCCTTTGAGCGATCGCGTTCTGGTTAAGCGTCTTGAAGCCGAAGAAAAGACCGCCGGTGGTCTCTACATTCCCGATACCGCCAAGGAAAAGCCCTCTCGCGGCGAAATCGTTGCGGTTGGCCCCGGCAAGGTTGAAAACGGCAACAACATTGCCATGACCGTTGCAGTCGGCAACGTTGTTCTCTTCAACAAGTACGCCGGCACCGAGATCAAGATCGACGGCAACGATTTCCTTGTAATGCGCGAAGACGACATTCTCGCCATCATCGCCTAA
- a CDS encoding substrate-binding periplasmic protein: MKRYFFLMVMLLLIPSGVCAQDLGEVIVVGPSWNKFTNHDGTGLYHEILGRIFTERGVAMRRIYVSSQRGNDLVASGKADMMTCSDSASAPLFLARYPMYEGEFHCFYNILRQPEWHGPQTMSGKSVVFRLTYYSAKNFPEGTVLKEVRTAEAALGMVLLGHADYYIDDLEFIKDSMKQGTIPFNAGDYAIQVAGRRQYFPVFRESERGRQLEAMYAQGMEKLHASGELQAIFKKWGFPYPHYTFPE, translated from the coding sequence ATGAAGCGTTACTTCTTTCTCATGGTCATGCTGCTGCTCATACCGTCGGGCGTTTGTGCCCAAGACTTGGGCGAAGTCATCGTTGTCGGGCCATCGTGGAACAAGTTTACCAATCATGATGGTACAGGTCTCTATCATGAGATTTTGGGCAGAATTTTTACGGAGCGCGGGGTTGCGATGCGACGGATTTATGTTTCTTCGCAGCGCGGCAATGATCTGGTCGCGTCGGGCAAGGCTGATATGATGACGTGCAGCGACAGCGCTTCTGCCCCGTTGTTTCTTGCGCGCTATCCCATGTATGAGGGAGAGTTTCACTGCTTCTATAACATCTTGCGGCAGCCGGAGTGGCATGGTCCGCAAACTATGTCCGGCAAGTCTGTGGTGTTCAGGCTGACATATTATTCCGCCAAAAACTTTCCTGAAGGCACCGTGCTCAAAGAGGTGCGCACCGCTGAAGCCGCCCTGGGGATGGTACTGCTGGGGCATGCGGATTATTACATCGACGATCTGGAGTTCATCAAAGACTCCATGAAGCAGGGCACCATTCCGTTCAATGCCGGTGATTATGCGATACAGGTCGCAGGCAGGCGGCAGTACTTTCCCGTGTTCCGCGAGTCCGAAAGAGGCAGGCAGCTGGAGGCGATGTATGCGCAGGGCATGGAAAAACTGCATGCATCCGGCGAGTTGCAGGCTATTTTTAAAAAATGGGGTTTTCCCTACCCGCACTACACATTCCCTGAATAA
- a CDS encoding substrate-binding periplasmic protein, whose translation MKGGLYSMRRLLLFLLCLLLFPCASNAADIDKVIVVGPSWEKFTNLDGTGLYHEILNEVFGLYGINVIREYVPSERAYDLVRAGRADMMTCHDVARNPLQLAKYPMFAGPYHVFFNKKRIGEWKGEETLRDRTLVWRIGYYSPANFPVHVEYKEVKTGGSALGMVLLGRVDFYVDDLSFIETSIKENKIPFDMADYDIRVAGYRTYHPVLLQSQRGNQVMALYDEGMERLIRNGRLREIFAKWGFEYPPYKLD comes from the coding sequence ATGAAAGGTGGGCTTTATTCCATGCGTAGGTTGCTCCTGTTTTTGTTGTGTCTGCTGCTTTTTCCGTGTGCCAGCAACGCTGCAGATATCGATAAAGTAATAGTTGTCGGTCCTTCATGGGAGAAGTTTACAAATCTTGACGGCACCGGTTTGTATCATGAGATTTTGAATGAAGTGTTTGGCCTGTACGGCATTAACGTTATTCGGGAGTATGTTCCGTCAGAACGCGCTTATGATCTTGTCCGGGCGGGCAGGGCTGATATGATGACCTGCCATGATGTTGCCAGAAATCCTTTGCAGCTGGCGAAGTATCCTATGTTTGCAGGGCCCTATCATGTGTTCTTCAACAAGAAACGCATAGGGGAATGGAAGGGCGAGGAAACGCTCAGAGACCGGACTCTGGTATGGAGAATTGGGTACTATTCTCCGGCGAATTTTCCCGTTCACGTAGAGTACAAGGAAGTGAAGACAGGCGGCTCGGCACTGGGAATGGTGCTTCTCGGACGGGTCGACTTTTACGTTGATGACCTTTCTTTTATAGAAACATCCATTAAGGAAAACAAGATTCCGTTCGATATGGCCGACTATGACATACGGGTTGCCGGATACCGGACATATCATCCGGTACTGCTGCAGTCACAGCGGGGCAATCAGGTAATGGCCTTATATGATGAAGGAATGGAGCGGCTTATTCGAAACGGGCGGCTTCGGGAGATATTTGCCAAGTGGGGATTCGAATATCCGCCGTACAAGCTGGACTGA